In one Streptomyces sp. NBC_01241 genomic region, the following are encoded:
- a CDS encoding peptidase inhibitor family I36 protein, producing the protein MSGVIAGACMAAASVVTGAAPASANPNDCPKNYVCVWGDSNYEGRFLFVPGTDRANVGRAMNDLTTSLWNRTGSRVCFYDNDNYGGSVLAIVSPGESRGNIGRTANDRITSWRAC; encoded by the coding sequence ATGTCCGGTGTTATCGCTGGGGCATGCATGGCGGCAGCCTCGGTTGTCACGGGAGCGGCGCCGGCGAGCGCCAACCCCAATGATTGCCCCAAAAATTACGTATGCGTGTGGGGCGACAGCAACTACGAGGGACGTTTCCTCTTCGTGCCGGGAACGGACCGTGCCAACGTCGGCAGGGCGATGAACGATCTGACCACCTCCCTCTGGAACCGCACCGGTTCCCGGGTCTGTTTCTACGACAACGACAACTACGGCGGATCGGTCCTGGCGATCGTGAGCCCGGGCGAATCGCGCGGCAATATCGGACGGACAGCCAACGACAGAATCACCTCATGGCGAGCCTGCTAG
- a CDS encoding DUF397 domain-containing protein: protein MIRAAWRTSSYSGGQGDCVEIATNLPHLVPVRDSKRAAGPVIGFGRGAWQAFVRDLG from the coding sequence ATGATCCGGGCGGCGTGGCGCACAAGCAGCTACAGCGGCGGCCAGGGCGACTGCGTGGAGATCGCCACCAACCTCCCCCACCTCGTCCCCGTCCGCGACAGCAAGCGCGCCGCCGGGCCCGTGATCGGGTTCGGGCGGGGCGCCTGGCAGGCGTTCGTGAGGGATCTCGGGTAG
- a CDS encoding S53 family peptidase: MRTSRARSRAVLSMAATLPLLAGALALGIPNASADSAPSGRNALQGTKPAWATAAADQGASADSGKVGIRVHLSGRDPKGLAAYAAAVSDPQSASYGKYLSAKQAQAQFGATQQQIDQVSRWLKSNGLTVTGANQHYVSATGDVAATEKAFGTQLRNYRKGGHTYRAPASTASVPAALSDAVLAVSGLDNAPHKSTHDETLPPPDDVFRNAGPFSSYYGSNTASTLPKAYGHTVPYAVKGYTGKQLRAAYGAGDWTGKGVTVAITDAYASPTIAKDAAEYAKRNGDAPYRRGQLSQVLPADYTKTEECGASGWYGEETLDVEAVHAVAPDADIVYVGGASCYDDDLLDGLNKIVDHRLADIVSNSWGDIEANETPDIAAAYDQVFKMGAIEGIGFYFSSGDDGDNVASTGTKQIDVPSNSAWVTSVGGTALAVGKNDKYQWETGWGTLKANLADNSKSWTGFPGAYTSGAGGGTSSTVKQPSYQRGVVPDSLAQANGKQRMRTAPDIAAVADPNTGFLVGQTQTLPDGSLGYDEYRIGGTSLAAPVIAGVQALAQQARHGLPIGFANPAIYARYGSKAYHDVTDHPLGSKSDLAVARVDFANGFDATDGLLTSVRSLGKDASLKAVKGYDDVTGVGTPAPGYVNSYRRH, encoded by the coding sequence ATGAGAACCAGCCGCGCGAGAAGTCGCGCCGTGCTGAGCATGGCAGCGACACTGCCACTGCTCGCCGGTGCGCTCGCCCTCGGGATACCGAACGCCAGCGCCGACTCCGCGCCGAGCGGACGGAACGCGCTGCAGGGCACCAAGCCGGCCTGGGCGACCGCCGCCGCCGACCAGGGGGCCTCGGCCGACAGCGGGAAGGTCGGTATCCGGGTCCATCTGTCCGGACGGGACCCGAAGGGGCTGGCCGCCTACGCCGCCGCCGTGTCCGATCCGCAGTCCGCTTCGTACGGGAAGTATCTGAGCGCCAAGCAGGCGCAGGCCCAGTTCGGGGCCACGCAGCAGCAGATCGACCAGGTCAGCCGGTGGCTGAAGTCGAACGGGCTGACCGTCACCGGAGCCAACCAGCACTACGTGTCGGCCACCGGTGATGTCGCCGCCACCGAGAAGGCGTTCGGCACTCAGCTGCGCAACTACCGCAAGGGCGGGCACACTTACCGCGCCCCGGCCTCCACCGCCTCCGTGCCCGCCGCGCTGAGCGATGCCGTTCTCGCCGTCTCCGGCCTGGACAACGCGCCGCACAAGTCGACCCACGACGAGACGCTGCCGCCGCCGGACGATGTGTTCCGCAACGCCGGCCCCTTCTCCTCGTACTATGGATCGAACACCGCGTCGACGCTGCCGAAGGCCTACGGGCACACGGTGCCGTACGCCGTCAAGGGCTACACCGGCAAGCAGCTGCGCGCCGCGTACGGGGCGGGCGACTGGACCGGCAAGGGCGTCACCGTCGCGATCACCGACGCGTACGCCTCGCCGACCATCGCGAAGGACGCCGCCGAGTACGCCAAGCGCAACGGTGACGCCCCTTACCGTCGCGGGCAGCTCAGCCAGGTGCTGCCGGCCGACTACACGAAGACCGAGGAGTGCGGGGCCTCCGGCTGGTACGGCGAGGAGACCCTCGACGTCGAGGCCGTGCACGCGGTCGCGCCCGACGCCGACATCGTGTACGTGGGTGGCGCCTCCTGCTACGACGACGATCTGCTGGACGGACTGAACAAGATCGTCGACCACCGGCTCGCGGACATCGTCTCCAACTCGTGGGGCGACATCGAAGCCAATGAGACCCCGGACATCGCGGCAGCGTACGACCAGGTCTTCAAGATGGGCGCGATCGAGGGCATCGGCTTCTACTTCTCCTCCGGCGACGACGGCGACAACGTCGCGTCCACGGGCACGAAGCAGATCGACGTGCCGTCCAACTCCGCCTGGGTGACGTCGGTCGGCGGCACCGCGCTGGCCGTCGGCAAGAACGACAAGTACCAGTGGGAGACCGGCTGGGGCACGCTGAAGGCCAACCTCGCCGACAACAGCAAGAGCTGGACCGGCTTCCCCGGCGCGTACACCTCCGGCGCGGGCGGCGGCACCAGCTCGACGGTGAAGCAGCCGTCCTACCAGCGCGGAGTCGTCCCGGACTCGCTCGCGCAGGCGAACGGGAAGCAGCGGATGCGCACGGCCCCGGACATCGCGGCCGTCGCCGACCCGAACACGGGCTTCCTGGTCGGCCAGACCCAGACGCTGCCCGACGGCTCGCTCGGCTACGACGAGTACCGCATCGGCGGTACGTCGCTGGCCGCGCCGGTCATCGCCGGTGTCCAGGCGCTCGCGCAGCAGGCCCGGCACGGTCTGCCCATCGGGTTCGCCAACCCGGCGATCTACGCCCGGTACGGCTCGAAGGCGTACCACGACGTCACCGACCACCCGCTGGGCTCGAAGAGCGACCTCGCGGTGGCCCGGGTCGACTTCGCCAACGGTTTCGACGCCACGGACGGACTGCTGACGTCGGTGCGCAGCCTCGGCAAGGACGCCTCCCTCAAGGCCGTCAAGGGGTACGACGACGTGACGGGGGTCGGGACTCCGGCGCCCGGATATGTGAACTCGTACCGTCGGCACTGA
- the ligD gene encoding non-homologous end-joining DNA ligase — MTPITEVEGRRLALSNLDKVLYPATGTTKGEVLHYYATTAAKALLAHLRGRPVSFLRYPDGPDGQLFFTKNPPPGTPSWVRTTPVPHQEDKQAGQVVVEDLASLMWAANLVVEFHTPQWRAEAPGIADRMVFDLDPGAPATVVECCAVASWLRERLAADRLPAYGKTSGSKGLHLLVPLEPTPADRVSAYAKRLAVEAEQELPEQVVHRMRRALRPGKVFVDFSQNAASKTTATPYTLRARPEPTVSAPVTWAEIEACRTPETLVFLAGDMAARLERYGDLLGPLTDPDRARPLPAAR, encoded by the coding sequence ATGACGCCGATCACGGAGGTGGAGGGGCGGCGGCTGGCGCTCAGCAATCTCGACAAGGTGCTGTATCCGGCCACGGGAACCACCAAGGGAGAGGTGCTGCACTACTACGCGACCACCGCGGCAAAGGCCCTGCTGGCGCATCTGCGCGGCCGGCCCGTGTCCTTCCTGCGCTATCCGGACGGGCCGGACGGGCAGCTCTTCTTCACCAAGAATCCGCCGCCGGGTACGCCGTCCTGGGTACGGACCACCCCGGTGCCGCACCAGGAGGACAAGCAGGCCGGACAGGTGGTCGTGGAGGATCTGGCCTCGCTGATGTGGGCGGCCAATCTGGTGGTGGAATTCCACACTCCGCAGTGGCGGGCCGAGGCGCCCGGGATCGCCGACCGAATGGTGTTCGACCTGGACCCCGGTGCGCCCGCGACCGTCGTGGAGTGCTGTGCGGTGGCGTCGTGGCTGCGTGAGCGGCTGGCGGCGGACAGGTTGCCCGCGTACGGGAAGACCTCCGGGTCGAAGGGGCTGCACCTGCTCGTACCGCTGGAGCCGACCCCCGCCGATCGGGTGTCCGCGTACGCGAAACGGCTGGCCGTCGAGGCGGAACAGGAGCTTCCGGAGCAGGTCGTGCACCGCATGAGGCGGGCGTTGCGGCCGGGGAAGGTGTTCGTCGACTTCAGCCAGAACGCGGCGTCGAAGACGACCGCGACCCCCTACACGCTGCGTGCCCGGCCCGAACCGACCGTCTCGGCGCCCGTCACCTGGGCGGAGATCGAGGCGTGCCGGACGCCGGAGACGCTGGTCTTCCTGGCCGGTGACATGGCGGCGCGGCTGGAGCGGTACGGGGATCTGCTCGGGCCGCTCACCGATCCTGACCGGGCGCGACCGCTGCCGGCTGCGCGGTAG
- a CDS encoding Scr1 family TA system antitoxin-like transcriptional regulator: MLSDTFRDQIELTVQVLPFERGAHSGMFGPYLLLSFPQVSSLDLALSETPTGNIWTEREPEVARYRALFDDARTAALPQTESLALIHRIAKEHQQ; the protein is encoded by the coding sequence GTGCTCAGCGACACCTTTCGGGACCAGATCGAGCTCACCGTCCAGGTTCTGCCGTTCGAACGCGGGGCGCATTCAGGTATGTTCGGTCCGTACCTACTGCTCAGCTTTCCGCAGGTTTCGTCTCTCGACCTGGCACTGTCGGAGACTCCGACCGGCAACATCTGGACGGAGCGGGAGCCCGAAGTCGCCCGTTACCGCGCCCTTTTCGACGACGCGCGCACAGCGGCACTGCCGCAGACGGAATCGCTCGCATTGATCCATCGCATCGCCAAGGAGCATCAGCAATGA
- a CDS encoding Ku protein, which yields MRSIWNGAISFGLVSIPIKLVNATENHSISFRQIHLADGGRIRYRKVCEIDEEEVTAAEIGKAYEDADGSVIPITDEDLGALPLPTAKTIEIVAFVPAASIDPLQMDAAYYLSANGVPAAKPYILLREALKRSEKVALAKYALRGRERLGMLRVVDDVIAMHGLLWPDEIRSPEGVAPDAEVKVRDAELDLADALMNTLGEVDMDSLHDDYREAVEELIAAKAEGRSVAPAETAESGGKVIDLIAALESSVRAAKEARGEEPSAKSEEESANAPVAEVTSLAGRKKSGGTGAKKKATASTKKTAAKKSTPSRAPAKKSAGRSTAKKPAVKSSANTGTSGNSAPSVSSAKKSTPKSGTKSDTKPTAKKARPRKRASA from the coding sequence GTGAGGTCCATTTGGAACGGCGCCATCTCCTTCGGGCTGGTCAGCATCCCGATCAAACTGGTCAACGCCACCGAGAACCACTCGATCTCCTTCCGTCAGATCCACCTCGCCGACGGCGGCCGGATCCGTTACCGGAAGGTCTGCGAGATCGACGAGGAGGAGGTCACCGCGGCCGAGATCGGCAAGGCGTACGAGGACGCCGACGGCTCGGTGATCCCGATCACCGACGAGGACCTCGGCGCGCTCCCGCTGCCCACGGCCAAGACGATCGAGATCGTCGCCTTCGTGCCCGCCGCCTCGATCGACCCGCTCCAGATGGACGCGGCGTACTACCTCTCCGCCAACGGAGTTCCGGCGGCCAAGCCGTACATCCTGCTGCGTGAGGCGCTGAAGCGGAGCGAGAAGGTCGCCCTGGCGAAGTACGCGCTCCGCGGCCGCGAACGACTTGGCATGCTGCGGGTGGTCGACGATGTAATCGCCATGCATGGCCTCCTGTGGCCGGACGAGATCCGTAGCCCCGAGGGTGTCGCCCCGGATGCCGAGGTCAAGGTCCGCGACGCCGAACTCGACCTGGCCGACGCGCTGATGAACACACTCGGCGAGGTCGACATGGACTCGCTCCACGACGACTACCGCGAGGCGGTCGAGGAGCTCATCGCGGCGAAGGCGGAAGGCCGGAGCGTGGCGCCGGCGGAGACGGCGGAATCCGGCGGCAAGGTCATCGACCTGATCGCGGCGCTGGAGAGCAGCGTCCGGGCGGCGAAGGAGGCCCGGGGCGAGGAGCCGTCGGCGAAGTCCGAGGAAGAATCGGCGAACGCTCCCGTGGCCGAGGTCACTTCGCTCGCCGGCCGCAAGAAGTCGGGCGGAACCGGAGCGAAGAAGAAGGCCACGGCGTCAACCAAGAAGACGGCCGCGAAGAAGTCGACGCCGAGCAGGGCACCCGCCAAGAAGTCCGCCGGGCGATCGACGGCGAAGAAGCCGGCCGTCAAGTCCTCAGCAAACACGGGGACTTCGGGGAATTCCGCGCCCTCGGTGTCCTCGGCGAAGAAGTCGACCCCGAAGTCGGGCACCAAGTCGGATACGAAGCCGACGGCGAAGAAGGCCCGCCCCCGCAAGCGCGCCTCGGCCTGA